One Ochotona princeps isolate mOchPri1 chromosome 25, mOchPri1.hap1, whole genome shotgun sequence genomic region harbors:
- the LEP gene encoding leptin — protein sequence MRCGPLCQLLWLWPCLLCVQAVSIWKVRDDTKTLIKTIVTRISDISHTHAVSSKQRITGLDFIPALHPNLSLSKMDQTLVLYKHILTSLPSRNVVQIANDLENLRDLLHLLAASQDCPPPQASDLESLNSLEGILEASLYSTEVVALSRLQGTLHEMLQQLDIGPGC from the exons atGCGGTGCGGACCCCTGTGCCAGCTCCTGTGGCTGTGGCCCTGTCTGTTGTGTGTTCAAGCTGTGTCCATCTGGAAAGTCCGGGATGACACCAAAACCCTCATCAAAACCATCGTCACCAGGATCAGTGACATTTCACACACG CATGCAGTCTCCTCCAAACAGAGGATCACCGGTTTGGACTTCATTCCTGCACTCCACCCGAACCTGAGCTTGTCCAAGATGGACCAGACGCTGGTCCTCTACAAACACATCCTCACCAGTCTGCCTTCCCGGAATGTGGTCCAAATTGCCAATGACCTGGAGAACCTCCGGGACCTTCTGCACCTGCTAGCTGCCTCCCAagactgccccccaccccaggccagtGATCTGGAGAGCCTGAACAGTCTGGAAGGCATCCTGGAAGCCTCCCTCTACTCCACAGAGGTGGTGGCCCTGAGCAGGCTGCAGGGAACTCTGCATGAAATGCTTCAGCAGCTGGACATTGgccctgggtgctga